Proteins from a single region of Novosphingobium sp. CECT 9465:
- a CDS encoding Mu transposase C-terminal domain-containing protein yields the protein MIERKPSPAPRRRLKSLETGLALYPHFRRHISLSGPVTAAQVQAISEATGLKERRIRTLAARFRLHPVAETLAPKPRGPAIGSHRIDPEVRVAIDTLIDEIALKMVAPSRAEAARQIWGLLHAYNGDHRFPADLIPSEKTIERLLAEIPSRVWAKATMGSKTRSAHEPHPGEYASEGFLDLVQMDHTKGDVILVDSLRREHLGRPWITFLIDIWTRSILGYYVSFGDPSIFRCGRAVASAVLPKEPVLSHLRVDVSYPMHGLFRRWHADQAKPHRSEAFRRACIRNGIAPDVRRPGPAHLGGHIERLIGTMVGKLRLLPGATGSNVAARDGYDAEANAAMTLAEFERWLLCQIAIYHHAPHSALGGLCPAQMWAREAAKHGPLLPVSVASDALFRQFLPSKSLTVHAKGIQIKYRHYWHPELAVRIGQKIEISWDERTIQHVYADLDGRYVELPVIGDYPDVWEADWEAARAGVRALGRAYQADGGRAATARAVAAANQEIHRARVRTKEARRQAKRREGEGATVADLRRPKTPAAKPVIWKPAAELGEDWDRIG from the coding sequence ATGATTGAGCGCAAGCCGTCTCCTGCGCCCCGTCGGCGCCTCAAATCTCTCGAGACGGGCCTGGCGCTCTACCCGCATTTCCGGCGACATATATCGCTTAGCGGCCCGGTGACTGCGGCGCAGGTTCAGGCGATATCCGAGGCAACCGGCCTCAAAGAGCGGCGGATACGGACACTTGCCGCGCGCTTCCGGCTGCATCCCGTTGCCGAAACGCTGGCGCCAAAACCGCGCGGACCCGCTATCGGATCGCACAGGATCGATCCCGAGGTGAGGGTCGCCATCGATACGCTGATTGACGAAATCGCGCTCAAGATGGTCGCGCCATCGCGCGCGGAAGCGGCGCGGCAGATCTGGGGCCTGCTGCACGCGTATAACGGAGATCATCGGTTTCCCGCCGATCTGATCCCGAGCGAGAAGACGATCGAGCGGCTGCTGGCCGAGATTCCGAGCCGTGTTTGGGCGAAAGCGACGATGGGATCGAAGACGCGGAGCGCGCATGAGCCGCACCCCGGCGAATATGCCAGCGAGGGATTTCTCGATCTGGTGCAGATGGATCATACCAAGGGCGATGTGATCCTGGTCGATAGCCTGCGGCGCGAACATCTCGGAAGACCGTGGATCACCTTCCTCATCGACATCTGGACCCGGTCGATTCTGGGCTATTATGTGAGCTTCGGCGACCCTTCGATCTTCCGGTGCGGGCGGGCGGTAGCGAGCGCTGTGTTGCCCAAAGAGCCGGTCCTTTCCCACCTGCGCGTCGACGTCAGCTATCCGATGCACGGCCTCTTCCGGCGCTGGCATGCCGATCAGGCCAAACCGCATCGCTCGGAGGCTTTTAGGCGCGCCTGTATCCGAAACGGGATCGCCCCCGATGTTCGGCGGCCCGGGCCGGCTCACCTTGGCGGACATATCGAGCGGCTGATCGGCACGATGGTTGGAAAGCTGCGGCTCTTGCCCGGTGCGACCGGATCGAATGTGGCGGCGCGCGACGGCTATGATGCCGAGGCGAACGCGGCGATGACGCTTGCAGAATTCGAGCGCTGGCTCTTGTGCCAGATCGCGATCTATCATCACGCGCCGCATAGCGCGCTGGGCGGCCTGTGCCCGGCCCAGATGTGGGCGCGCGAAGCGGCGAAGCACGGCCCGCTGCTGCCCGTGTCGGTCGCTTCCGACGCGCTGTTCCGCCAGTTTCTGCCGTCGAAGTCGCTGACGGTCCATGCCAAGGGCATTCAGATCAAATATCGCCATTACTGGCATCCGGAGCTTGCCGTTCGGATCGGCCAAAAGATCGAAATCAGCTGGGACGAGCGGACGATTCAGCATGTCTACGCCGATCTCGATGGCCGCTATGTCGAATTGCCGGTTATCGGCGACTATCCCGATGTCTGGGAGGCGGACTGGGAAGCCGCCAGGGCAGGCGTGCGGGCGCTGGGGCGGGCCTACCAGGCCGATGGCGGCCGCGCGGCGACGGCGCGGGCGGTGGCCGCCGCAAATCAGGAAATACACCGCGCCCGCGTTCGCACGAAGGAGGCGCGGCGCCAGGCCAAGCGCCGCGAAGGGGAGGGGGCGACCGTGGCCGATCTGCGGCGTCCAAAAACGCCGGCGGCCAAGCCCGTGATCTGGAAACCCGCGGCCGAACTCGGCGAAGACTGGGACCGGATCGGCTGA
- a CDS encoding TniB family NTP-binding protein — translation MEGLGQPHSSAFWIDFDEARFAVETLVDIAHDEPDERPPCVILVGQSGMGKTSILREAQRRIECDFPEPEGWRDARYAPVLRTVIPASPTSLKINLTLLWKQGWPITTSIHRIADLKVVELLGRQRTRLVAVDNVHAILTAGGRARRDTLDAFRFLMSEGNVSMVVAGLEIAADIFAEDVELAYRSIVLRLPLWPPGEPSQRLILALARGLRIIEPERFAEPEMAEFIWRTSHGVTGNFKRLLHWGHKIASRDGRQRVEFADLRAAAAMLPASA, via the coding sequence ATGGAGGGATTAGGTCAGCCGCACAGTTCCGCTTTCTGGATCGACTTCGACGAAGCGCGTTTTGCCGTGGAAACGCTGGTTGATATCGCACATGACGAGCCTGATGAACGGCCGCCCTGCGTCATTCTCGTGGGTCAATCCGGTATGGGGAAGACATCGATCCTGCGCGAAGCCCAGCGGCGTATCGAATGCGACTTTCCAGAGCCTGAAGGGTGGCGGGATGCCCGGTATGCTCCCGTCCTCAGGACCGTGATCCCAGCTAGTCCGACGTCGCTCAAGATCAACCTGACCTTGTTGTGGAAGCAGGGTTGGCCGATCACCACCAGTATCCACCGGATTGCCGACCTGAAAGTCGTTGAATTGCTCGGCAGACAGCGGACGCGGTTAGTGGCGGTCGACAATGTTCACGCCATTCTCACCGCGGGCGGCAGGGCGAGGCGTGACACCCTCGATGCATTCCGGTTTCTGATGAGCGAAGGCAATGTGTCTATGGTTGTCGCCGGTCTCGAAATCGCCGCAGACATCTTTGCCGAGGACGTCGAGCTGGCCTATCGCTCGATCGTCCTGCGATTGCCGCTCTGGCCGCCTGGAGAGCCATCCCAGCGCCTGATCCTTGCGCTGGCGCGGGGATTGCGCATCATCGAGCCGGAACGCTTCGCTGAGCCCGAGATGGCCGAATTCATCTGGCGCACCAGCCATGGCGTGACAGGGAATTTCAAACGGCTTTTGCATTGGGGCCATAAGATTGCCTCTCGCGACGGTCGTCAGCGTGTTGAATTTGCAGATTTGCGCGCAGCAGCAGCGATGCTCCCGGCTTCAGCTTGA
- a CDS encoding TniQ family protein, protein MAAKWSPNLEPETLAFPIKPRRDEAFDSWLSRLTAAHRVSRAQLFRHLEIAPGLSRLDLARGKGGLDPALHAACDAMVERLAWAVEIDPEQINATFLACEAEALLPSAHRHYVCALCCYEAHLAGGPIIVRREWIFRATWLCSLHGLPLTDMRSLPLEDTGRQLQAFLAHAVMRSRRIQWKIKPTSAALARNKTVIDCLMRPSDWVGLAPPYQRYQEQFVANQYHFARERIGMLALAHSPRTKAAHRFERMIATRLAERPLTEGRIETPVRGALRLRTCKLPKPRSKWTCDIFALIATYGTVRQRQEKERELAAEFARYEGLPLPPTAAWPSRSLLDAANLAVPGLA, encoded by the coding sequence ATGGCCGCCAAGTGGTCGCCCAATCTTGAGCCTGAGACGCTGGCGTTCCCGATCAAGCCACGCAGAGATGAAGCGTTTGATTCGTGGTTGAGCCGCTTGACCGCCGCCCACCGGGTGAGCCGGGCACAATTGTTCCGCCATCTGGAGATCGCGCCGGGTCTTTCGCGCTTGGACCTGGCGCGAGGGAAGGGCGGTCTCGATCCGGCGCTGCATGCGGCCTGCGATGCGATGGTGGAACGGCTTGCATGGGCGGTCGAAATCGATCCCGAGCAGATCAATGCGACCTTTCTCGCGTGTGAGGCGGAGGCGCTCCTGCCCTCTGCGCACCGCCATTACGTCTGTGCGCTATGCTGTTACGAGGCGCATCTGGCTGGCGGGCCTATAATCGTGCGCCGCGAATGGATTTTTCGGGCGACCTGGCTATGCAGCCTGCACGGGTTGCCGCTCACCGACATGCGGAGCCTTCCATTGGAGGACACGGGGCGGCAATTGCAGGCGTTCTTGGCGCATGCCGTGATGCGATCTCGCAGAATTCAATGGAAAATCAAACCGACTTCTGCCGCGCTTGCGCGAAACAAGACAGTGATCGACTGCCTGATGCGCCCTAGCGATTGGGTGGGGCTTGCGCCGCCATACCAGCGTTATCAGGAGCAGTTCGTAGCCAATCAGTACCATTTTGCGCGCGAACGGATCGGCATGCTGGCGCTGGCGCACAGCCCACGTACGAAAGCCGCGCACCGCTTTGAGCGTATGATCGCAACCAGACTGGCCGAGAGGCCGCTGACTGAAGGTAGAATTGAAACGCCGGTTCGAGGTGCATTGCGTCTGCGGACCTGCAAGCTCCCCAAGCCCAGATCCAAATGGACCTGCGACATCTTTGCGCTGATCGCCACATACGGCACTGTGCGCCAACGCCAGGAGAAAGAAAGGGAGCTGGCGGCGGAATTCGCGCGCTACGAGGGTCTTCCTCTCCCGCCGACGGCAGCCTGGCCGTCTAGAAGCTTGCTTGATGCCGCCAATCTGGCAGTGCCAGGGTTGGCGTAA
- a CDS encoding NAD(P)H-dependent oxidoreductase: MARIAIIDGHPDTDRARFVHALADAYAAGAEAGIHEVRRIDIASLDFPILRSAKEWREANPVDTIHTAQIDIRWADHLVILYPLWLGDVPALLKAFLEQVMRPGFAIDETEPDQPARLLGGWSARIIVTMGMPAPFYRFFYRAHSLKSLDRNLLRLVGIAPVRYSIIGGVEKGGGHRKHWLHCVRQLGRDAR, encoded by the coding sequence ATGGCACGCATTGCGATCATCGATGGACACCCCGATACTGATCGGGCGCGCTTCGTTCACGCGCTGGCGGATGCCTATGCGGCGGGTGCCGAGGCAGGCATCCACGAAGTCCGCAGGATCGATATCGCGTCCCTGGATTTTCCGATTTTGCGCTCGGCCAAAGAATGGCGCGAGGCCAATCCTGTAGACACGATCCACACGGCGCAAATCGACATTCGGTGGGCCGACCATCTCGTGATCCTCTATCCGCTTTGGCTCGGCGACGTGCCCGCTCTCCTCAAAGCCTTCCTCGAGCAGGTCATGCGGCCCGGCTTTGCGATCGATGAAACCGAACCTGATCAGCCAGCAAGACTGCTCGGTGGCTGGTCGGCGCGTATCATCGTGACGATGGGGATGCCCGCACCTTTCTATCGGTTCTTCTACCGGGCCCATAGCCTCAAGAGCCTCGACCGCAATCTGCTCCGCCTCGTCGGCATCGCACCCGTTCGCTATTCGATCATCGGCGGCGTCGAGAAGGGTGGCGGACACCGGAAACACTGGCTGCACTGCGTCCGCCAGCTTGGCCGGGACGCCCGATAG
- a CDS encoding toprim domain-containing protein, with amino-acid sequence MALVALRPTQDLIDLVGSLGGTWHGRTAMCPCPAHADSTPSLSIRQGNQGILVTCFAGCDREDVLRELRRVPSRGRFAYTDTPTARSGNAERLWDEALPLDGTLAERYLRLRHLWPVTHDLRFHPRCPYRPKPWTTYHPALMVAVREGRRLTAVQRIFLDPLTARYRMKLMLGRPGQGAWQGGGQAVPVLALAEGFETARAFTILHDIPCWTSLGARRLDQLLLPSSLTSLILAVDNDAEGAIAAERAALRYARPDLAITPMPPKGVKDWAKVLEMSRR; translated from the coding sequence ATGGCCCTTGTCGCGCTCAGACCAACCCAGGACCTCATCGATCTAGTCGGCTCGCTCGGGGGAACCTGGCACGGACGCACCGCGATGTGTCCGTGTCCCGCCCACGCCGACAGCACGCCCAGCCTCTCCATTCGCCAAGGCAACCAGGGTATTCTCGTCACCTGCTTTGCCGGCTGCGACCGGGAAGATGTTCTGCGTGAGCTTCGGCGGGTCCCGAGCCGTGGTCGCTTCGCCTACACCGACACGCCCACCGCGCGGTCCGGCAACGCCGAGCGGCTCTGGGACGAGGCGCTCCCTCTCGATGGCACGCTCGCCGAGCGCTATCTTCGCCTGCGACATCTCTGGCCTGTAACCCATGACCTGCGCTTCCACCCGCGCTGCCCCTATCGGCCCAAGCCGTGGACGACCTATCATCCTGCGCTGATGGTCGCGGTGCGGGAAGGGCGGCGCCTGACTGCCGTCCAGCGGATATTCCTCGACCCGTTGACAGCCCGATATCGGATGAAGCTGATGCTCGGCCGGCCGGGGCAAGGCGCATGGCAGGGAGGAGGGCAGGCAGTTCCTGTGCTGGCGCTGGCCGAGGGCTTCGAAACCGCGCGCGCCTTCACCATCCTCCACGACATACCTTGCTGGACGAGCCTTGGAGCCCGCCGGCTCGACCAGCTCCTGCTTCCGTCATCGCTGACCTCGCTGATCCTGGCCGTCGACAACGATGCCGAAGGCGCGATCGCGGCAGAGCGGGCAGCCCTGCGTTACGCCAGGCCGGATCTCGCGATCACCCCCATGCCCCCCAAGGGCGTCAAGGACTGGGCCAAGGTTCTCGAGATGAGCCGGCGATGA
- a CDS encoding tyrosine-type recombinase/integrase: MTTDRPFPSSVELVLGGHGMLIDTRAASPLALEAAVAAMAPATKAAITADLKCFLGWCKARRPVATAVPAEPETLVHYLHWLSKGSDTRAGAKPATLARRIASIARIHRILGFGDTEPLPTQAGMVRDTLKAIRRKKRERQKQAAPLRLGEAMQEGQAPPEGVTVNALLASCGSDIIGLRDAALISLAYDAGLRVSELVGTTVSDLRQVGDGSGRLDIAHSKTDQLGEGALAWLSGDTMARLSTWLLASGIGEGPVFRRINVLSGPPDASGQRIVRHYIGARPLTRQGVVAILRRRVLEAVDCGLVEVEPGMEGDTVRGLSAHSFRVGLTQDLFAAGEDGAGIALALRWSSPTTALRYARELAVGNNAAARVLGKLRGSG, from the coding sequence ATGACAACCGATCGTCCGTTCCCGTCATCGGTGGAACTGGTGCTCGGCGGCCACGGGATGCTGATCGATACCCGCGCCGCCAGTCCGCTGGCGCTTGAGGCCGCAGTCGCGGCGATGGCGCCGGCGACCAAGGCGGCCATCACGGCCGATCTCAAATGCTTTCTAGGGTGGTGCAAGGCGCGACGGCCTGTCGCCACGGCTGTTCCCGCCGAACCGGAAACGCTGGTCCACTACTTGCACTGGTTGTCTAAAGGATCGGACACGCGCGCGGGTGCCAAGCCCGCCACCCTTGCCCGCCGGATCGCCTCGATCGCGCGCATTCACCGCATCCTGGGTTTTGGCGACACAGAGCCGCTGCCCACCCAGGCTGGAATGGTGCGCGATACGCTGAAAGCCATCCGCCGCAAAAAGCGTGAACGGCAAAAGCAGGCTGCGCCGCTACGGCTCGGCGAGGCGATGCAGGAGGGTCAGGCACCGCCCGAGGGGGTAACCGTCAACGCACTGCTGGCCTCGTGCGGCAGCGACATCATCGGTCTGCGTGACGCAGCGCTGATCAGTCTCGCCTATGACGCGGGCTTAAGAGTCTCCGAACTGGTCGGCACCACGGTTTCCGATCTGCGCCAAGTCGGCGATGGCAGCGGACGGCTCGACATCGCGCATTCCAAGACTGACCAGTTGGGGGAGGGGGCTCTGGCCTGGCTGTCGGGCGACACCATGGCGCGCCTATCGACCTGGTTGCTCGCAAGCGGCATCGGCGAGGGTCCGGTGTTTCGGCGCATCAATGTTCTGAGCGGTCCGCCAGACGCCTCCGGGCAGCGAATTGTGCGGCACTACATCGGGGCCAGGCCGCTCACGCGTCAGGGGGTGGTTGCGATCCTGCGTCGCCGGGTGCTGGAGGCGGTCGATTGCGGTCTCGTCGAAGTCGAGCCCGGGATGGAAGGTGACACCGTGCGTGGGCTGAGCGCGCACTCGTTCCGGGTCGGGTTAACACAGGACCTGTTCGCAGCGGGCGAGGACGGCGCAGGGATCGCGCTGGCGCTGCGCTGGTCCTCGCCGACCACCGCGCTGCGATATGCCCGCGAGCTTGCCGTAGGCAATAATGCGGCCGCACGGGTGCTGGGCAAGTTGCGAGGGAGCGGCTGA
- a CDS encoding ParA family protein, which translates to MPVITIAQSKGGAGKTTLALALASEFEALGGSVFMLDADRQNSLLNWHRDRIAAGRGGDSRIAVEDASQLRDSDIGAAIGRAREAAQLVVVDSEGTSNFKTAYAAMDSDFVVIPTRSSRLDLERTVETSDMLEKMCRGVPYRVLITQTGQVARSKAEWEIDGQIRKALPTFTDQMFTLDAFRAMSNYRMTLAEVEAANLAKTEKARRIAQSVLADILSEIQNKEAVDA; encoded by the coding sequence GTGCCAGTCATCACTATCGCGCAGAGCAAGGGTGGAGCAGGCAAGACGACGCTTGCGCTTGCCCTCGCATCGGAATTCGAGGCACTGGGCGGCTCGGTGTTCATGCTCGACGCCGACCGTCAAAACAGCCTGTTGAACTGGCACCGGGATCGGATCGCAGCGGGCAGGGGAGGGGACTCGCGCATCGCCGTCGAGGACGCCTCGCAGCTGCGGGACTCGGATATCGGTGCCGCGATCGGACGAGCGCGCGAGGCGGCCCAGCTCGTCGTCGTCGATTCCGAGGGAACGTCGAACTTCAAGACCGCCTATGCCGCTATGGATTCCGACTTTGTCGTCATCCCGACACGGTCATCGCGGCTCGATCTCGAGCGAACCGTCGAAACCAGCGATATGCTCGAGAAAATGTGCCGCGGCGTCCCATACCGCGTGCTCATCACCCAGACAGGGCAGGTGGCCCGCTCCAAAGCCGAGTGGGAGATCGACGGTCAAATCAGGAAAGCTCTCCCGACCTTCACCGACCAGATGTTCACCCTCGACGCCTTTCGCGCCATGTCGAACTACCGGATGACCCTCGCTGAGGTCGAAGCTGCCAACCTCGCCAAGACGGAGAAAGCGCGCCGCATCGCGCAAAGCGTCCTCGCCGATATTCTCAGCGAAATTCAGAACAAGGAGGCAGTCGATGCCTGA
- a CDS encoding replication initiation protein produces MKLDSDTVEIEVPPDLEGLSRTLRVADVIRRRDLDFVSKPGELVESEFETGSLSAAGRKAFALMLRKAGPEAGEDSKTFTITKKELRGSHKGNERIQPVMDELLRVIVRIRTTSKKGKPAIMSQSLLSSCVEEISEDGMSVVEFQFSESFKRVIQRSDYYARVNLGVMLALQSRYSLTLYDLGCLIINRQNRVVKMNVDELRRRLGVPDGSFKNFAEFRRDVLVKSKAEIDQLADFIVEWEEIRGSGRGRPVEAVKLTFSPKDPVEQEETAKELDRPKVGRRARRDGSVEEVAAIPAAAPVAALPSSKPFPTGSMHFCGDQRLLTIVADFGGGWDKDLIAGAFREKMGDRLKTLTGVPLYKSWEGFCKSFVGLRGRP; encoded by the coding sequence ATGAAGCTCGATTCGGACACCGTGGAAATCGAGGTTCCGCCTGACCTGGAGGGTCTGAGTCGGACGTTGCGGGTTGCTGACGTGATTCGCCGCCGCGACCTCGACTTTGTAAGTAAACCTGGGGAATTAGTCGAATCCGAGTTCGAGACGGGGTCGTTGAGTGCGGCCGGAAGAAAGGCTTTCGCACTGATGTTGCGGAAAGCGGGACCGGAAGCCGGCGAAGACAGCAAGACTTTCACGATCACCAAGAAGGAACTGCGCGGCTCGCACAAGGGTAACGAGCGCATCCAGCCGGTAATGGACGAACTGCTACGCGTGATCGTCCGTATCCGGACCACCTCGAAGAAGGGTAAGCCTGCGATCATGTCGCAGTCGCTGCTGTCGAGCTGCGTCGAGGAAATCTCCGAAGACGGCATGAGCGTCGTGGAGTTTCAGTTCTCAGAGAGCTTCAAGCGCGTGATCCAGCGTTCGGATTACTATGCGCGGGTGAACCTCGGGGTGATGCTTGCGCTCCAGTCGCGCTATTCGCTCACCTTGTACGATCTTGGCTGCCTGATCATCAATCGGCAGAACCGCGTCGTCAAAATGAACGTCGATGAACTGCGCCGACGCCTGGGTGTGCCCGACGGCAGCTTCAAGAACTTCGCCGAGTTTCGGCGTGACGTGCTCGTCAAATCGAAGGCGGAGATCGACCAGCTCGCCGATTTCATCGTGGAATGGGAAGAAATCCGGGGGTCCGGGCGCGGCCGGCCGGTCGAGGCGGTCAAGCTGACCTTCAGCCCCAAGGACCCTGTTGAGCAGGAAGAGACGGCAAAGGAGCTCGATCGGCCCAAGGTCGGACGCCGTGCCAGGCGCGATGGCAGCGTCGAGGAGGTCGCGGCCATTCCGGCGGCCGCCCCTGTGGCGGCATTGCCGTCGAGCAAGCCCTTCCCCACTGGATCGATGCATTTCTGCGGGGATCAGCGCCTGTTGACGATTGTGGCCGATTTCGGGGGCGGCTGGGACAAGGATCTGATCGCCGGGGCGTTTCGCGAGAAGATGGGCGACCGGCTCAAGACCCTGACGGGCGTGCCGCTCTACAAATCCTGGGAAGGCTTCTGCAAAAGTTTCGTCGGGCTTCGTGGCCGGCCTTAG
- a CDS encoding TniB family NTP-binding protein, with translation MGPAPSLPFWIAFDEARNAVETIVDVAHDDPEERPTCIVLVGDSGMGKTSILREVQRRLTADFPEPPDWGDARYQPVLRTVIPSSPTSLKINLALLWQQGWPVTSTTHKVADLRVVDLLGKQGTRLVAVDNVHVILTASGKARRDTLDTFRYLMSAGNVPLVVAGLDVAEYIFSEDVELASRSIILRLPLWEPGEASQRLIRALARGMGLVEPNRLAEPDLAEPICTASHGVTGNFKRILHWSAKVAKSDGRSVIRRDDIDNALKRFPPYRLL, from the coding sequence ATGGGACCAGCACCATCGCTGCCCTTCTGGATCGCCTTTGACGAAGCGCGCAATGCCGTCGAGACGATCGTCGACGTGGCCCATGACGATCCCGAGGAACGGCCAACGTGCATCGTCCTAGTCGGCGATTCAGGCATGGGCAAGACCTCGATCCTGCGTGAAGTGCAACGGCGGCTGACCGCGGACTTTCCCGAGCCGCCCGATTGGGGTGATGCGCGCTATCAGCCGGTGCTGAGGACGGTCATCCCCTCAAGCCCGACCTCGCTCAAGATCAATCTCGCTCTGCTGTGGCAGCAAGGCTGGCCTGTCACCAGCACGACCCACAAGGTCGCGGACCTCAGGGTCGTCGATCTGCTCGGCAAGCAGGGCACCCGGCTTGTCGCGGTGGACAATGTCCATGTGATTCTGACGGCCAGCGGCAAGGCGCGCCGCGATACGCTCGATACTTTCCGCTATTTGATGAGCGCCGGCAATGTGCCGTTGGTTGTGGCGGGCCTGGACGTGGCCGAGTATATTTTTTCCGAAGATGTCGAACTCGCCTCGCGCTCGATCATCCTGCGCTTGCCGCTGTGGGAGCCGGGGGAGGCGTCACAGCGGCTGATCCGGGCGCTGGCGCGCGGCATGGGCCTTGTCGAGCCTAACCGGCTCGCCGAGCCCGATCTCGCCGAACCGATTTGCACTGCGAGCCATGGCGTGACGGGCAATTTCAAGCGGATCCTGCACTGGTCGGCCAAGGTCGCGAAAAGCGATGGTCGCAGCGTCATTAGGCGCGACGATATCGACAATGCGCTGAAGCGTTTTCCGCCCTACCGGCTCTTATGA
- a CDS encoding Mu transposase C-terminal domain-containing protein, with protein sequence MTRRMRLLPGATGGNVTARDGHDAEADAAMTLEEFERWLVREICRYHHTPHEGLGRVAPAQMWSTGVESHGPLAPPGVDIEQLTRRFLPWVERTVQSGGVKIDHIRYWHESLAPRLGLKVMIHYDDRTIQEVYPVIDGVLVAAAAVGNYPNVTRPEWDVAVAARRHSGVVYQHAGGQAEIARLVHANRQEVLNAKSRTRGLRDARKRLEREGVSHAAQPANQEVSNVPSWVSVADLHDEGWLKWRD encoded by the coding sequence ATGACGCGTAGAATGCGGCTTCTTCCGGGGGCGACCGGAGGTAATGTTACGGCGCGAGACGGCCATGATGCGGAAGCGGACGCGGCGATGACGCTTGAGGAATTCGAGCGGTGGTTGGTCCGGGAGATTTGCCGCTATCATCATACACCTCACGAAGGACTGGGTCGCGTCGCACCTGCGCAAATGTGGTCCACGGGTGTCGAGAGCCACGGGCCGCTGGCGCCGCCAGGTGTCGATATCGAGCAGCTAACCCGCCGATTTCTGCCGTGGGTCGAGCGGACCGTTCAATCGGGCGGCGTGAAGATTGATCATATTCGCTATTGGCACGAAAGTTTGGCGCCGCGCCTGGGTCTCAAGGTCATGATCCATTACGACGACAGGACTATCCAGGAGGTCTATCCTGTCATCGATGGAGTTCTTGTCGCTGCTGCTGCGGTGGGCAATTATCCGAACGTGACCAGGCCTGAATGGGATGTTGCGGTCGCTGCACGGCGCCATTCCGGCGTGGTTTACCAGCATGCTGGGGGTCAGGCTGAAATTGCGCGGCTTGTGCATGCCAACAGGCAGGAAGTTCTCAACGCGAAATCCCGGACGCGGGGCTTGCGAGACGCGCGAAAAAGGCTGGAAAGGGAAGGTGTATCCCACGCCGCTCAGCCGGCAAATCAGGAGGTTTCCAATGTACCCAGTTGGGTATCGGTGGCCGACTTACACGATGAAGGGTGGCTCAAATGGAGGGATTAG
- a CDS encoding tyrosine-type recombinase/integrase has protein sequence MTSIMVRHTLPRRRDGRATDRVHQLTDLLAGLVGKDAAIDHLAFRKSLEARAPMSVKALANDLSCYAGFCARTGGIALPASEARIVAYLEDCERRQLKPATVGRRLASLAVVHGLLSAPSPTRGPIVRDALRGFRRRVDVTQRQAGPLRFGEGIGLVPAKGFTLSALLQACPETLPGLRDAALLSLAYDTGLRVAELVRVACDHIAVEPDGSAVLTVPNSKTDQEGKGAYAWLSPDTMRRLAAWREASGISEGALFRRIGVVRTKARAAAPTEALPAPPGFQWRLPAGATVSPDTKPVLATTTYVIGEEPLTPAAVRLIIKRVAQRAADEYLVNLVGKDLDTAIAALSTHSLRVGLTQDLFATGEDAGPIAQALRWTSTSTALRYGRKLAPASNATARMLREVRR, from the coding sequence ATGACGTCAATTATGGTGCGTCACACACTGCCGCGAAGGCGTGACGGACGCGCTACCGACCGAGTTCACCAGCTTACCGACCTGCTCGCGGGGCTCGTCGGCAAAGACGCAGCGATCGACCATCTCGCCTTCCGCAAGAGCCTCGAAGCGCGCGCCCCGATGAGCGTCAAGGCGCTAGCCAATGACCTCTCCTGCTATGCTGGCTTCTGCGCCCGCACGGGCGGCATTGCTCTGCCCGCCAGCGAGGCGCGGATCGTTGCCTATCTGGAGGATTGCGAAAGGCGGCAGCTCAAACCGGCGACGGTGGGCCGACGCCTGGCCAGCCTTGCCGTGGTGCACGGGCTGCTCAGTGCGCCAAGCCCCACGCGGGGACCGATCGTGCGGGATGCGCTGCGCGGGTTCCGTCGCCGGGTCGATGTGACGCAGCGCCAGGCGGGGCCGCTGCGGTTTGGTGAGGGGATCGGCCTCGTTCCCGCCAAAGGGTTCACCTTGAGTGCGCTATTGCAGGCCTGTCCGGAGACGCTGCCGGGTCTGCGCGATGCGGCGCTGCTTTCGCTGGCTTACGACACCGGGTTGCGCGTGGCAGAGTTGGTGCGGGTGGCCTGCGATCACATTGCGGTCGAACCCGATGGCTCGGCGGTGCTCACTGTGCCGAATTCCAAAACCGATCAGGAAGGGAAGGGGGCTTACGCTTGGCTCTCGCCCGACACCATGCGGCGACTTGCAGCCTGGCGTGAAGCAAGCGGAATTTCTGAGGGGGCGCTGTTTCGGCGTATCGGTGTGGTTCGCACCAAAGCGCGTGCCGCTGCGCCAACCGAAGCACTCCCGGCCCCGCCGGGGTTCCAGTGGCGGCTGCCTGCCGGCGCGACAGTGTCTCCGGACACGAAACCCGTGCTGGCAACAACAACCTATGTCATCGGCGAGGAACCGCTGACGCCGGCAGCGGTGCGATTGATCATCAAGAGGGTCGCACAGCGGGCAGCAGACGAGTACCTCGTCAATCTCGTCGGCAAGGACCTCGACACGGCGATCGCGGCGCTCAGTACGCATTCGCTCAGGGTCGGGTTGACCCAGGATTTGTTCGCCACCGGCGAAGACGCCGGACCGATCGCGCAGGCGCTGCGGTGGACGTCGACGTCCACCGCGCTGCGATATGGCCGCAAGCTGGCTCCGGCATCCAACGCAACCGCGCGAATGCTGCGCGAGGTGAGGAGATAA